In Alkalihalobacillus sp. FSL W8-0930, a single window of DNA contains:
- a CDS encoding sugar-binding domain-containing protein translates to MIRTEYPRPHFKRPKWTNLNGEWLFEYDDHAVGITEKWYKEHSFSKSIHVPFAYQAALSGIHDKTFHDRVWYKRQFRLQKEKKSLYLLHFGAVDYEATIWINGQLAGFHQGGHTSFQLDVTSLVDSGENEVVVQAVDSSTDLDQPRGKQYWKEESESIFYTRTTGIWQTVWLETVHESHLSHVQFTPDIDEKQIKLDYHVLGGATNLELEVAISFNGTIIVNDRISVLSEQGQRQYSIVHPATQHEEWLWSPENPSLFDVTFKLHDGGRVVDEVQSYFGMRKVSVSNGEVYLNNKPYYMKLVLDQGYFPDGILTAPSEESFIQDIKLTKQLGFNGARKHQKVEDPLYYYWADRLGLLVWGEMANSYAYSDRAVKRLTNEWLEVIKRDYNHPCIVSWVPLNESWGVPDLLTSAKQRHHSATMYHLTKSIDQTRLVMSNDGWEHTQSDLCTIHDYEASKAVLKERYQTLEGALSFLPSGKKLYAPGYQYSDVPILVTEFGGISFKQSDWDGWGYSHATNEEEFLKGYTAVIEALYESPLVKGFCYTQLTDVEQEINGLLTYDREPKADIEKIRAITVGKDRV, encoded by the coding sequence ATGATTCGTACGGAGTATCCAAGACCACATTTCAAACGGCCTAAGTGGACGAATTTAAATGGAGAATGGTTATTTGAATATGATGATCATGCTGTTGGGATCACTGAGAAATGGTACAAGGAGCATTCATTTTCTAAGTCCATCCATGTTCCGTTTGCCTACCAGGCTGCATTAAGCGGCATACATGATAAAACGTTCCATGACCGAGTCTGGTATAAGCGTCAATTCCGCTTACAAAAAGAAAAAAAATCTCTTTATCTCCTTCATTTTGGAGCAGTCGATTACGAGGCTACGATTTGGATAAATGGTCAGCTAGCTGGATTTCATCAAGGGGGTCACACGTCCTTCCAATTGGACGTAACCTCGCTTGTTGACTCTGGTGAGAATGAGGTGGTTGTTCAAGCGGTGGATTCATCTACTGACCTGGATCAGCCACGTGGCAAGCAGTATTGGAAGGAAGAATCAGAAAGCATATTCTATACAAGAACAACAGGCATTTGGCAGACGGTTTGGCTAGAAACCGTGCATGAAAGCCATCTGTCTCACGTGCAATTCACACCTGATATTGATGAGAAGCAAATCAAGCTAGACTATCACGTTCTTGGGGGAGCCACGAATCTTGAGCTTGAGGTCGCCATTTCTTTTAACGGTACAATCATCGTGAACGACCGCATCTCTGTTCTTTCTGAGCAGGGCCAACGACAGTACTCGATTGTTCATCCGGCCACACAGCATGAAGAGTGGCTATGGAGTCCGGAGAATCCCTCCCTCTTTGATGTTACCTTCAAGCTCCATGATGGAGGCCGTGTTGTGGACGAGGTACAAAGTTATTTTGGAATGAGAAAAGTGTCTGTCTCAAATGGTGAGGTTTATTTAAACAACAAACCCTATTATATGAAGCTTGTTTTAGATCAAGGTTACTTTCCAGATGGCATTCTTACAGCTCCATCTGAAGAGAGCTTCATCCAGGATATCAAGCTGACAAAGCAACTGGGCTTTAACGGGGCGAGAAAGCATCAAAAGGTTGAAGATCCACTCTATTACTATTGGGCTGACAGACTTGGACTGCTTGTATGGGGTGAAATGGCTAATAGCTATGCCTATAGTGATCGAGCGGTTAAACGGTTAACCAACGAGTGGCTTGAAGTCATTAAGCGTGATTACAACCATCCTTGTATCGTATCCTGGGTCCCTTTAAATGAAAGCTGGGGTGTCCCGGATTTATTAACAAGTGCCAAGCAGCGTCATCACAGTGCGACCATGTATCATCTAACTAAATCAATTGATCAGACGCGGTTGGTGATGTCAAATGACGGCTGGGAGCATACGCAGTCAGATCTATGTACCATTCACGACTACGAAGCCTCTAAAGCCGTTCTTAAAGAGAGGTATCAGACACTCGAAGGGGCTCTTAGCTTTCTTCCCTCTGGAAAAAAACTCTATGCGCCAGGTTACCAATACTCAGATGTGCCGATACTCGTCACGGAGTTTGGAGGAATCTCGTTTAAACAAAGCGACTGGGACGGCTGGGGATATTCTCATGCAACAAACGAGGAAGAGTTTCTCAAAGGATACACGGCAGTGATCGAAGCATTATACGAATCCCCTCTCGTCAAAGGCTTTTGCTACACACAGCTCACAGACGTAGAACAAGAAATAAACGGGCTCCTAACCTACGACCGAGAGCCAAAAGCAGACATAGAAAAGATTCGGGCGATAACAGTAGGGAAAGATAGAGTCTGA